The Microcella sp. genome includes the window AAGGCCGTCATCGTGCGCACCGTCAAGCAGACGCGGCGCTCAGACGGCTCGTACATCAAGTTCGACGAGAACGCTGCCGTGATCCTGAAGGCTGACGGAGACCCTCGCGGTACCCGCATCTTCGGCCCCGTCGGCCGTGAGCTTCGCGACAAGAAGTTCATGAAGATCGTCTCCCTCGCACCGGAGGTGCTGTAACCCATGGCCAACATCAAGAAGGGTGACCTCGTGCAGGTCATCACGGGCGCGACCGAGGCTCGCGGCGGAGACCGCGGCAAGCAGGGTCGTGTCATCGAGGTCTTCGCCGAGAAGAACCGCATCCTCGTCGAGGGCGTCAACTACGTCACCAAGCACGTTCGCGTCGGCCAGACGCAGCGCGGCACGAAGACGGGCGGCATCGAGACGCAGGAGGCGCCGATTCACATCTCGAACGTCGCACTCGTCGACCCCAAGACCAAGAAGCCCACGCGCGTCGGTTTTCGCGAAGAGACCGTCGAGAAGAACGGCGTCAAAAAGACCGTGCGTGTGCGGTACGCCAAGAAGTCAGGTGAGAAGTTCTGATGTCAACTGAAACTGCCGCGCCGGCTGGCGCTGCCTTGGCGAACAAGGTCCAGCCGCGCCTCAAGCAGAAGTACCGCTCTGAGATCCACGCTGCTCTGACCAAAGAGTTCGGCTACACCAACCCCCACCAGGTTCCCGGTCTCGTGAAGATCGTCGTGAACACCGGTGTGGGCGAGGCTGCCCGCGATTCGAAGGTCATCGACGGCGCGATCAAAGACTTGACGGCGATCACCGGGCAGAAGCCGCAGGTGACGAAGGCCCGCAAGTCGATCGCGCAGTTCAAGCTGCGTGAGGGCATGCCCATCGGCGCTCACGTCACCCTGCGCGGAGACCGTGCCTGGGAGTTCCTCGACCGACTGCTGTCGCTCGCGCTTCCGCGCATCCGCGACTTCCGCGGCCTGAGCCCCAAGCAGTTCGACGGCAACGGCAACTACACCTTCGGTCTTCAAGAGCAGAGCGTGTTCCACGAGATCGACCAGGACAAGATCGACCGCGTTCGCGGCTTCGACATCACCGTCGTCACCACGGCGAAGACTGACGATGAAGGCCGTGCTCTGCTGCGTGCCCTCGGGTTTCCCTTCACCGCGACCGACGCACCTCAGTAACACTCCACTCGGCCTTCACGGGCCACGATCGGCCAGGTCGGCCCCGGTGTACCGGGAGTCGAAACCGGACGAGAAACGGAAAACCCCATCATGACGATGACTGATCCGGTCGCAGACATGCTGACCAGACTGCGCAACGCCAACTCGGCGTTCCATGAGTCGGTGTCGCTTCCCAGCTCGAAGCTGAAGACGCACATCGCCGAGATCCTCAAGCGCGAGGGCTACATCTCTGACTGGGCCGTCGAAGACGCCCGAGTCGGCTCGACGCTGACGCTTTCGCTGAAGTACGGCCCCAACCGCGAGCGCTCGATCGCGGGCATCAAGCGGGTCTCGAAGCCCGGCCTCCGCGTGTACGCGAAGTCGACCGAGATTCCGAACGTGCTCGGCGGACTCGGTGTGGCCATCCTGTCGACTTCCTCCGGTCTGCTGACTGACCGCGAGGCGATGAAGAAGGGCGTGGGTGGGGAAGTCCTCGCCTACGTGTGGTAACTCGTCATGTCACGAATCGGACGCATGCCCATCGACATCCCCGGTGGTGTCGAGGTGAAGATCGACGGCCAGGCCGTCTCGGTCAAGGGCCCCAAGGGTGAGCTGTCGCTCACCGTGGCGAGCCCCATCGAGGTCGCCCTTGAAGACAACCAGGTCGTCGTGACGCG containing:
- the rplN gene encoding 50S ribosomal protein L14 — translated: MLQQESRVKVADNTGAKELLTIRVLGGSGRRYAGLGDVIVATVKDAIPGGNVKKGDVVKAVIVRTVKQTRRSDGSYIKFDENAAVILKADGDPRGTRIFGPVGRELRDKKFMKIVSLAPEVL
- the rplX gene encoding 50S ribosomal protein L24, producing the protein MANIKKGDLVQVITGATEARGGDRGKQGRVIEVFAEKNRILVEGVNYVTKHVRVGQTQRGTKTGGIETQEAPIHISNVALVDPKTKKPTRVGFREETVEKNGVKKTVRVRYAKKSGEKF
- the rplE gene encoding 50S ribosomal protein L5, coding for MSTETAAPAGAALANKVQPRLKQKYRSEIHAALTKEFGYTNPHQVPGLVKIVVNTGVGEAARDSKVIDGAIKDLTAITGQKPQVTKARKSIAQFKLREGMPIGAHVTLRGDRAWEFLDRLLSLALPRIRDFRGLSPKQFDGNGNYTFGLQEQSVFHEIDQDKIDRVRGFDITVVTTAKTDDEGRALLRALGFPFTATDAPQ
- the rpsH gene encoding 30S ribosomal protein S8; amino-acid sequence: MTMTDPVADMLTRLRNANSAFHESVSLPSSKLKTHIAEILKREGYISDWAVEDARVGSTLTLSLKYGPNRERSIAGIKRVSKPGLRVYAKSTEIPNVLGGLGVAILSTSSGLLTDREAMKKGVGGEVLAYVW